A genomic window from Sulfurospirillum diekertiae includes:
- the istA gene encoding IS21 family transposase, with translation MLKKGEIKMIKKFLAEGFSKSAIARKLGISRETVRRYANLPDDYIPHINRPPVINSVDPYLPHIAKMLETAEQQKSEIPLTVIYEEIKKLGYDGSLRWLQQVILRYELRARAKLDEPIIRFETKPAQQMQVDWVEFPKDNLSAFVATMGYSRASYVEYVNNEKIETLIGCHMNAFAYFGGVPKECLYDNMKTVILSRNDYGKGDHRFNPLFADFAKHCGFSIKVCKPYRAKTKGKVERFNHYLRYNFHNGLRVRLSMKHYTLTLDNANAEVLKWLDNTANKRIHQTTLQMPFELLAQEQLQLLPVPKAYQGIHPKALIESVAKKYSPINSHKDLEKLYIPNRDIQCYDEFIPMVANIILPVGFYGGALWS, from the coding sequence ATGTTAAAAAAAGGTGAAATTAAAATGATAAAGAAGTTTTTAGCTGAAGGGTTTAGTAAAAGTGCCATTGCTAGAAAGTTAGGTATTTCAAGAGAAACTGTAAGGCGCTATGCCAATCTTCCAGATGATTATATTCCCCATATCAATAGACCTCCTGTGATTAACAGTGTTGATCCTTATTTGCCACATATCGCCAAGATGTTAGAGACGGCAGAGCAGCAGAAAAGTGAAATACCCTTAACCGTCATTTATGAAGAGATTAAGAAGCTTGGATATGATGGAAGTCTAAGGTGGCTTCAACAAGTCATACTAAGATATGAGCTTAGAGCTCGAGCCAAATTAGATGAGCCTATTATACGCTTTGAAACCAAACCAGCCCAGCAGATGCAAGTTGACTGGGTAGAGTTTCCCAAGGATAATTTATCCGCCTTTGTAGCGACGATGGGTTACTCTAGAGCATCTTATGTGGAATACGTTAATAATGAGAAGATTGAGACCTTGATAGGGTGCCATATGAACGCTTTTGCCTACTTTGGTGGTGTTCCAAAAGAGTGTTTATATGACAATATGAAAACTGTCATATTGTCACGAAATGACTATGGTAAAGGTGATCATAGATTCAATCCCTTGTTTGCTGACTTTGCCAAACACTGTGGATTTAGTATCAAAGTATGCAAACCCTATCGCGCTAAAACCAAAGGAAAAGTTGAGAGATTTAACCATTATCTGCGGTATAACTTTCATAATGGATTACGAGTGAGACTCTCTATGAAACATTACACATTAACGCTTGATAATGCAAATGCGGAAGTTCTAAAATGGTTGGACAATACCGCCAATAAACGCATCCACCAAACGACATTACAGATGCCATTTGAGTTGTTAGCACAGGAGCAGTTACAGCTACTTCCTGTGCCTAAAGCCTATCAAGGAATCCACCCTAAAGCTTTGATTGAAAGTGTAGCTAAAAAATATTCCCCAATCAATTCTCACAAAGACTTGGAAAAATTATATATCCCCAATAGAGACATTCAATGTTACGATGAGTTTATACCCATGGTTGCAAACATCATCCTTCCTGTTGGATTTTATGGTGGTGCATTATGGAGTTAG
- a CDS encoding helix-turn-helix transcriptional regulator, whose translation MKSTTTEKKIIHIFTLMQKLYEGEELYPQNERILDELGVNERTLRRYLEDIHRLYGDILVSEKKQKYLHGKKVSVYRVPNKEQDISKTLRFFLEESNELSWILTLINENNPRFLKQLSLSEKEAIEQAIAQDKEVFLFKSNPFENLQDEHERLFSQLKIAVKHHEYRTIIYRYDNEETVESVKCLKLIFTNNNWYLAIETANEELRLLRIAFIKEVRYSAKTTYQKHVLAKYRYYFESMQNAMSLQGVALKTAVLKASPSIRRYFLKEMKPFFASQKFIEAPSDGSVIFSVDYTQPIEILPFVKQWLPELEILEPKELRILYKTELQKALAQQG comes from the coding sequence ATGAAAAGTACAACAACTGAGAAGAAGATTATTCACATTTTTACGCTGATGCAAAAGCTTTACGAGGGAGAAGAGCTCTACCCTCAAAATGAACGCATTTTAGATGAGCTTGGGGTGAATGAACGCACACTTAGGCGTTATTTAGAAGATATTCACCGTTTGTATGGGGACATTCTCGTTTCTGAAAAAAAACAAAAGTATCTTCACGGCAAAAAAGTATCGGTTTATCGTGTCCCCAATAAAGAACAAGACATTTCGAAAACATTGCGTTTTTTCCTTGAAGAGAGCAATGAGCTTAGTTGGATTTTAACGCTTATTAATGAGAATAATCCTAGATTTTTAAAACAACTCTCATTGAGTGAAAAAGAGGCGATAGAGCAAGCCATCGCTCAAGATAAAGAGGTGTTTCTTTTTAAGTCGAACCCTTTTGAAAATTTGCAAGATGAGCATGAACGTCTCTTCTCTCAACTAAAAATTGCCGTTAAACATCACGAGTATCGAACGATTATCTATCGTTATGACAATGAAGAAACAGTTGAAAGTGTCAAATGCCTCAAGCTCATTTTTACCAATAACAACTGGTATCTTGCCATTGAAACAGCAAATGAAGAGTTAAGGCTTTTGCGGATTGCATTTATCAAAGAGGTACGTTATTCCGCCAAAACGACCTATCAAAAGCATGTTCTTGCGAAGTACCGCTACTATTTTGAGAGTATGCAAAATGCGATGAGTTTGCAAGGTGTGGCACTCAAAACAGCGGTTTTAAAAGCATCACCTTCCATCCGCCGTTACTTTTTAAAAGAGATGAAACCATTTTTTGCATCGCAGAAATTTATTGAAGCACCAAGTGATGGTAGTGTGATCTTTAGTGTAGACTATACCCAACCAATCGAAATTTTACCGTTTGTTAAACAGTGGCTTCCTGAGCTAGAAATTTTAGAACCCAAAGAGCTGAGAATACTCTACAAAACAGAGCTCCAAAAAGCCTTGGCTCAACAAGGCTAA
- a CDS encoding TIGR03986 family type III CRISPR-associated RAMP protein, with translation MITAPYNFVPLNKEVFYPSWSEDVSHDIPFEDSESGEIDITITAKSPIFIRNHSDERDKPSEEFCQYNGEYYIPSTTVKGMVRSVLEIISFSKMNPDMVDDKTYSIRDLRNRDLYMNRMKPQEIFCGWLKKVGNDYKIEDCGVVGRISQDNIHKDFGSKFKAQQGGFINKPDFKTAKYKYDLLKKLNIELTQKFDFSKEAQGKKIYTKGTKLEGTLVLTGQASARKDNGRMGDGKIYEFVFFNAIGEITLSKETMENFKFAYFDGRKTEPKESPDWKYWKEKLANGQKVPVFFQKEMRKDSNGQNQTIIKHFGLSYLYKLPYNGSIHDGIFKSHFEKKLDLAQTLFGYVNNDTALKGRVQFSHFKAIDKTKIVKLAPRTENLGTPRASFYPFYIFQEDEKLYSTFMNDNFVLAGRKRYPIHKNNPDESKISYNPTSSIGTSFKPLKEGVIFKGKMRYHNLKKCEIGALLSALIFHSTPNTFHNVGLGKSLGYGKINVAIHYPNKEQYLQEFETLMKENINNWMSSNILKELLTMATPQDNQRNSQLSYMELADFAQTKNDKINGYLKNYSKLDNIVSVTFTSPSPQKQQAIQVATSDIISKTKMRKTITEAWQRVFGIFYHPHQIEEFLKGAFQTTPTDQQQIYLKLKDNHSFIELIRMIHQYNNGHLNDQEVGKLYLEVLNMRSYK, from the coding sequence ATGATAACAGCACCTTACAATTTTGTACCACTCAATAAAGAAGTTTTTTATCCATCATGGAGTGAAGATGTGAGTCACGATATACCGTTTGAAGACAGTGAAAGCGGGGAAATAGACATTACGATTACGGCTAAAAGCCCCATCTTCATTCGAAATCATAGTGATGAGAGAGATAAACCTTCAGAAGAATTTTGCCAGTATAATGGAGAATATTATATCCCATCAACCACAGTCAAAGGGATGGTGCGAAGTGTACTTGAAATTATAAGTTTTAGTAAAATGAATCCAGATATGGTCGATGATAAAACATACTCTATTCGAGATTTGCGTAATCGAGATTTGTATATGAATCGAATGAAACCACAAGAAATTTTTTGTGGATGGTTAAAAAAAGTTGGGAACGATTATAAAATTGAAGACTGTGGTGTTGTGGGAAGAATTTCACAAGATAATATCCATAAAGATTTTGGATCTAAATTTAAAGCACAACAAGGTGGTTTTATTAACAAACCAGACTTTAAAACTGCTAAATACAAATATGATCTTTTAAAAAAACTCAATATTGAATTAACACAAAAATTTGATTTTTCCAAAGAAGCTCAAGGCAAAAAAATCTACACCAAAGGTACAAAATTAGAAGGTACATTGGTGCTAACGGGACAAGCAAGTGCACGTAAAGATAATGGGCGAATGGGTGATGGAAAAATATATGAATTTGTTTTTTTTAATGCAATAGGTGAGATAACACTATCAAAAGAAACAATGGAAAATTTCAAATTTGCTTATTTTGATGGACGAAAAACGGAGCCAAAAGAATCGCCAGATTGGAAATATTGGAAAGAAAAACTCGCTAATGGACAAAAAGTACCCGTATTTTTTCAAAAAGAGATGAGAAAAGATAGCAATGGTCAAAACCAAACAATCATTAAGCATTTTGGTCTTTCTTACCTCTACAAATTGCCCTATAACGGAAGTATTCACGATGGAATCTTCAAGTCACACTTTGAAAAAAAACTAGATTTAGCACAAACACTCTTTGGCTATGTAAATAATGATACTGCTCTAAAAGGTCGAGTCCAATTTAGTCATTTTAAAGCGATTGATAAAACAAAAATAGTTAAATTAGCCCCAAGAACTGAAAATTTAGGAACACCACGAGCATCATTTTATCCTTTTTATATCTTCCAAGAAGATGAGAAGCTCTACTCAACCTTTATGAATGATAATTTTGTGCTAGCCGGACGAAAACGGTATCCAATCCACAAAAACAATCCTGATGAAAGTAAAATATCCTATAATCCAACTAGTTCCATTGGGACATCTTTTAAACCTTTGAAAGAAGGTGTTATTTTTAAAGGTAAAATGAGATACCACAATTTAAAAAAATGTGAAATAGGCGCTTTGCTCTCTGCTCTTATATTTCACAGTACCCCAAATACATTTCATAATGTTGGGCTTGGTAAATCATTAGGGTATGGGAAAATCAATGTCGCAATTCATTACCCTAATAAAGAACAATATTTACAAGAGTTTGAAACACTGATGAAGGAAAATATTAATAACTGGATGAGTAGCAATATTCTTAAAGAGCTTCTTACAATGGCGACTCCTCAAGACAATCAAAGAAATTCGCAATTAAGTTATATGGAATTAGCAGATTTTGCACAAACTAAAAATGACAAGATTAATGGCTATTTAAAAAACTATTCCAAGTTAGACAATATAGTATCTGTCACTTTCACGAGTCCATCTCCTCAAAAACAACAGGCTATCCAAGTGGCTACATCTGATATTATTTCAAAAACAAAGATGCGAAAAACCATTACAGAAGCATGGCAAAGAGTATTTGGCATTTTTTATCATCCTCATCAAATAGAAGAATTTTTAAAAGGTGCATTTCAAACTACCCCAACAGATCAACAGCAAATTTATTTGAAATTGAAAGATAATCACTCTTTTATAGAGTTAATTCGCATGATTCATCAATACAATAATGGTCATTTGAATGATCAAGAAGTAGGTAAACTTTATTTAGAAGTGTTAAACATGAGGAGTTATAAATGA
- a CDS encoding TM1812 family CRISPR-associated protein, whose product MTIISICGMIGTTKPNPNEKSFIQKTDADKAVYDVDLSLQYLIAPPKETYINMLPLLVDTFAKEHQIIALATASAEKIQKEVLSFEGLDVTKCSFEFIDDTAFEAYFSTVNQLLREHDEVIIDLSHGFRHLPLLTLVSLLVNHLKSPEKIKHILFAQEVIPSKHYKIIDLNEYLDIATIAYALVSFKDNYTIARSIVLRTDRYKPLLEILRDFSQHILSNAIQTLFERELPRQIREKIEELDSDPHVAALKELLSGIRLHLINLEAISKKADYERYYKIGKLLLEKGYLLNAITIINEALPLYIQNILHSKKLLCIPSGTDAYHVTKSMMDFIEKGKRDSTLMSEEIDAYFVCSNKVVFDAFSSLQQKMRQLRNDFAHAYGENAHETITSTLEMLFATFHTLVFEQNLFATIKPSDRTSPPCQYDYTLFELKANTMFLKLFPFVLFKNVFEEKRILKLYQKEIPPQWNIPKNMSEKQHRLIDILYHYFEHKNDPKEARHYMDAFYQDFK is encoded by the coding sequence ATGACAATTATCTCTATATGTGGCATGATAGGTACCACCAAACCAAATCCTAATGAAAAGAGTTTTATTCAAAAAACAGACGCTGATAAAGCGGTTTATGATGTTGATCTCTCTTTGCAATACCTCATAGCTCCTCCAAAAGAAACATATATTAACATGCTGCCTTTGCTGGTTGATACGTTTGCCAAAGAGCATCAAATCATTGCACTCGCAACGGCTTCTGCTGAAAAAATTCAAAAAGAAGTATTGTCCTTTGAAGGGCTTGATGTTACAAAGTGCTCGTTTGAATTCATCGATGATACAGCGTTTGAAGCATATTTTTCCACCGTCAATCAATTACTCAGGGAGCATGATGAAGTCATTATTGATCTTTCCCATGGCTTTCGCCATTTACCTCTTTTAACATTAGTAAGCCTTTTGGTCAATCATCTCAAATCTCCTGAAAAAATAAAACATATTCTCTTTGCTCAAGAAGTGATACCATCTAAGCATTATAAAATTATTGATCTCAATGAATATCTTGATATTGCAACCATTGCATACGCACTTGTCTCTTTTAAAGATAACTATACGATTGCTCGCTCTATCGTCCTTCGAACGGATCGCTATAAGCCATTACTTGAAATTTTAAGAGATTTTAGTCAACATATCTTATCGAATGCCATTCAAACGCTCTTCGAAAGAGAGTTGCCAAGGCAAATACGAGAAAAGATTGAGGAATTAGATTCTGATCCTCATGTAGCAGCGCTCAAAGAGCTTTTAAGTGGCATACGGTTACATCTTATCAATTTGGAAGCTATTTCTAAAAAAGCAGATTATGAACGTTATTATAAAATTGGAAAATTACTCCTTGAAAAGGGGTATTTACTAAATGCCATTACGATTATTAATGAAGCGCTACCACTTTATATTCAAAATATATTGCATTCCAAAAAACTCCTGTGTATTCCATCAGGGACAGATGCGTATCATGTGACAAAATCGATGATGGATTTTATTGAAAAAGGCAAACGTGATTCGACATTGATGTCAGAAGAAATTGATGCGTATTTTGTGTGTTCTAACAAAGTTGTTTTTGATGCGTTTTCCTCGTTGCAACAAAAAATGCGTCAACTTCGCAATGATTTTGCTCATGCGTATGGTGAAAATGCTCATGAAACGATTACTTCAACACTAGAGATGCTTTTTGCAACATTTCACACTCTTGTTTTTGAACAAAATTTATTTGCCACAATCAAACCTAGTGACAGAACATCTCCCCCTTGTCAATACGACTATACACTGTTTGAACTCAAAGCAAATACAATGTTTTTAAAGTTATTTCCTTTTGTGTTATTTAAAAATGTTTTTGAAGAGAAACGCATTTTAAAACTCTATCAAAAAGAGATTCCACCTCAATGGAATATACCTAAAAATATGAGTGAAAAACAGCATAGGTTAATTGATATATTGTATCACTACTTTGAGCATAAAAATGATCCAAAAGAAGCAAGGCATTATATGGACGCGTTTTATCAAGATTTTAAATAA
- the csx20 gene encoding CRISPR-associated protein Csx20, translating into MIKKLFVLMNHEMLPSQISQAHEVLGIEKIISLNDTNWSSFDPDVSSIITALASYKSRLLKDASRGDYLLVQGDFGATYHMVCFAKKLGLTPLYATTKRVATQKMVDGSVVTQREFLHVRFREYEDA; encoded by the coding sequence ATGATAAAAAAATTATTTGTGCTTATGAACCATGAGATGTTACCTTCTCAAATAAGTCAAGCGCATGAAGTACTAGGTATTGAGAAGATTATTTCACTCAATGATACCAACTGGTCATCATTTGATCCTGACGTCTCAAGCATTATAACTGCCTTAGCGTCGTATAAAAGTAGGCTTTTAAAAGACGCCAGTAGAGGCGATTATCTTCTGGTGCAAGGAGACTTTGGAGCGACCTACCATATGGTCTGTTTTGCGAAAAAATTAGGACTTACTCCGCTTTATGCAACCACGAAGCGCGTTGCGACACAAAAGATGGTTGATGGCTCTGTGGTGACACAGCGAGAGTTTTTACATGTAAGATTTAGAGAGTATGAGGACGCCTGA
- the cas1 gene encoding CRISPR-associated endonuclease Cas1 — MTANANVPILYLTKDSKQFALTLPAMAKNGELKALQYANLSNNLSIAKKLLFDKFTTHKASLEHFDITISIDETLTHLALAQSIEEVMGIEGAFAKRYFAHYFSLFEKSLTKGFRSKNPPLDPINAMLSYIYTLSYYAITAKLYMRGFDPSLSYLHTPLRSHFALSSDLLEPLRASINCFVAELFLKQILHAEDFTCKNGVYLKYDTRRQLWTHLKPFMNSLNPQINRQIVMLKKNLEKNDALL; from the coding sequence TTGACAGCCAACGCCAATGTGCCTATTTTATACCTTACGAAAGACAGCAAACAGTTTGCATTGACATTACCTGCTATGGCAAAGAATGGAGAGTTAAAAGCACTTCAGTATGCCAATTTATCGAATAATCTTTCGATTGCAAAAAAATTGCTTTTTGATAAATTTACAACACATAAAGCCTCATTGGAGCATTTTGATATAACAATAAGCATTGATGAAACATTAACCCATTTAGCATTAGCTCAAAGTATAGAAGAGGTCATGGGTATTGAAGGAGCATTTGCAAAGCGTTACTTTGCTCACTATTTTTCACTATTTGAAAAATCGCTTACTAAAGGATTTCGTAGCAAAAATCCTCCGCTTGATCCTATAAATGCGATGCTCAGTTATATCTATACTCTTTCGTATTATGCTATTACGGCAAAACTGTATATGCGAGGGTTTGATCCGAGTTTGAGCTATTTGCATACACCGTTGCGAAGTCATTTTGCTCTGAGTAGCGATCTTTTAGAACCGTTAAGAGCTAGTATAAACTGTTTTGTAGCAGAACTTTTTTTAAAACAAATACTTCATGCGGAAGACTTTACATGTAAAAATGGTGTTTATCTGAAATATGACACAAGGAGACAACTATGGACACACCTCAAACCTTTTATGAATTCGCTCAACCCACAAATCAACAGGCAAATAGTTATGCTGAAGAAGAATTTAGAGAAAAACGATGCCTTGTTATAA
- a CDS encoding TM1812 family CRISPR-associated protein codes for MTRFHKREAQKIVASFIGSNTLSIRGALIAIILMIIASWLPDGLIEVVAGVKEEDKVKVFCQLLISSGLLVWLMFFIKNLSKSYVPTVDIEIEPSPQASKVLILFLSANPKVHEVLHVNSIDELERNNFRMPLLAINHHKTRLKKVIVICSEDSQNIYEPFKNLVQKLLPTCDISMIEQTPSVIDFEDGNAVYELLETLYQDLAKAKYKHKEIMIDITGGTKVVTLASAIFAIPNDKELEYVSTSDYQIKTYDIRYSEAN; via the coding sequence ATGACACGATTTCATAAACGTGAGGCACAAAAGATTGTTGCCTCTTTTATTGGTTCTAATACACTCTCCATAAGGGGTGCCCTTATTGCAATCATTTTAATGATTATTGCTTCATGGCTTCCTGATGGCTTAATTGAGGTCGTTGCGGGCGTTAAAGAGGAAGATAAAGTGAAAGTCTTTTGTCAACTACTTATATCCAGTGGGCTTTTAGTTTGGCTTATGTTTTTTATTAAAAATCTATCCAAAAGCTATGTCCCTACTGTTGATATTGAAATCGAACCTTCTCCTCAAGCCTCTAAAGTACTTATCCTTTTCTTGAGCGCAAATCCAAAAGTACATGAGGTATTGCACGTTAATAGTATTGATGAATTAGAGCGTAATAATTTTCGTATGCCATTACTTGCGATTAATCATCATAAAACGAGGCTTAAAAAGGTCATTGTTATTTGCTCAGAAGATTCACAAAATATTTATGAACCTTTTAAAAACCTTGTGCAAAAGCTTCTTCCAACATGTGATATTTCGATGATAGAACAAACACCTTCTGTGATTGATTTTGAAGATGGTAATGCTGTGTATGAGCTCTTAGAAACACTTTATCAAGACTTAGCAAAGGCTAAATACAAACATAAAGAGATCATGATAGATATTACAGGAGGCACCAAAGTGGTTACTTTAGCATCTGCCATTTTTGCCATACCAAATGATAAAGAGTTGGAGTATGTCTCAACATCAGATTATCAGATAAAAACGTATGACATACGCTATAGTGAAGCAAATTAA
- the cas2 gene encoding CRISPR-associated endonuclease Cas2 — translation MKNYLLCYDISDKKRLAKLAKLLEKEAFRIQNSIFLLLEPTSHEVDILVQKIEQCIDKAHDDVRLYTIKSNGFHFGSATNLDEPFLLI, via the coding sequence ATGAAAAACTATCTTTTATGCTATGACATCAGCGATAAAAAACGCTTAGCCAAGCTTGCAAAACTTTTAGAAAAAGAGGCGTTTCGTATCCAAAACAGCATCTTTTTACTTTTAGAACCAACTTCTCATGAAGTGGACATTTTGGTACAAAAGATAGAACAATGCATCGACAAGGCACACGATGATGTCAGACTCTATACCATTAAATCAAATGGTTTTCATTTTGGTTCTGCAACCAATCTTGATGAACCGTTTCTTTTGATATAA
- the istB gene encoding IS21-like element helper ATPase IstB, whose product MELDTSIDELCKELKLSIIGEKYHDIASMAAKENWQYTQFLEEVLRVEVDNRLGRSKNMLTKLAGFPVIKTLEQFDYTFSVGVNRKQIEELSSLIFVKKYENIILLGESGVGKTHLAIALALKAVQHRYKVRFTTISELLSNANRAKKEKKYDSFLKSIASPSVLVIDEIGYFNMSKEEANHFFQIISKRYEKSSTIFTSNLVFSKWVQVFAGDKIVTTAILDRVLHHSHIINIQGDSYRLKEKKQTGVLHSEIYKFEAKSSNIEGQNQEVV is encoded by the coding sequence ATGGAGTTAGATACCTCTATCGATGAGTTATGTAAAGAACTCAAGCTCTCTATCATAGGCGAAAAATATCATGATATTGCCAGTATGGCAGCTAAAGAGAATTGGCAATATACACAGTTCTTGGAGGAGGTATTACGAGTGGAAGTAGATAATAGACTAGGAAGGTCTAAAAATATGTTGACCAAACTCGCAGGATTCCCAGTTATTAAGACATTAGAGCAGTTTGATTACACTTTCTCCGTTGGCGTGAACCGTAAACAGATTGAAGAACTCTCAAGCCTAATATTTGTTAAAAAGTATGAGAACATCATCCTCTTAGGTGAAAGTGGTGTGGGTAAAACACATCTTGCTATTGCGCTAGCACTCAAAGCGGTGCAACATCGCTATAAAGTAAGATTTACCACCATAAGTGAGCTTTTAAGTAATGCAAATAGAGCCAAAAAAGAGAAAAAATATGATAGCTTCTTGAAATCTATCGCCTCTCCATCGGTACTTGTCATTGATGAGATTGGATATTTCAATATGAGCAAAGAAGAAGCCAATCACTTTTTTCAAATTATTTCTAAACGCTATGAAAAAAGCTCTACCATTTTTACTTCAAATCTTGTATTTAGTAAATGGGTTCAAGTCTTTGCAGGAGATAAAATCGTTACAACCGCTATATTAGATCGAGTGTTACATCACTCACATATCATCAATATTCAAGGAGATAGCTACCGACTTAAAGAGAAGAAACAAACAGGAGTTTTACACTCAGAAATCTATAAGTTTGAAGCTAAATCTTCAAACATAGAAGGTCAAAATCAAGAGGTGGTTTAA
- a CDS encoding RAMP superfamily CRISPR-associated protein — MNKRYRAHIVIEAQTPLKMGSNAMDFLQDSPVQKDWNGLPMILGTSIAGVLRKEFHGDKAADVFGLNNGSKIIISNALLIADTQGMVYEDLCVQKSDFLKLFENLPLREHTKITSKGTTQKGAKFDEEVVFKGTRFKFSIEFIDNNKELFMELIGLLRSSNFRLGGGSTKGFGKFKMIEIEYGLFDIEKYSSSLNKPLGGDKECNLETITCKDYTPYILQLKPDDFFMFGSGFSDNDADMTPVYEQVIDYEKRALSEKKVLIPASSIKGALAHRTTYHYNKLHGNTIEAGNGVDSVSTLFGAAKNSKQNIDGAKGKILITDCFKNDHGKTKTFDHVSIDRFTGGAMEGALFQEKTVANDEKWYEIELLVHSDIQGKELEAFELALKDVTTGMLPLGGATTKGHGIFLGTITKNGVAL, encoded by the coding sequence ATGAATAAACGATACAGAGCTCATATTGTCATTGAAGCGCAAACGCCACTTAAAATGGGTAGTAATGCAATGGACTTTCTCCAAGATTCTCCTGTACAAAAAGATTGGAATGGATTACCGATGATTTTAGGAACGTCCATAGCGGGCGTTTTACGAAAAGAGTTTCATGGTGATAAAGCAGCAGATGTTTTCGGGCTAAATAATGGCTCCAAAATCATTATCTCAAATGCACTTTTAATCGCAGATACACAAGGGATGGTCTATGAAGATTTATGTGTTCAAAAATCAGATTTTTTAAAGCTTTTTGAGAACCTTCCCCTCCGCGAACACACCAAGATAACATCCAAAGGAACAACGCAAAAAGGTGCAAAATTTGATGAAGAAGTCGTTTTTAAAGGAACACGCTTCAAATTTAGCATTGAATTTATCGATAATAATAAAGAGCTCTTTATGGAGTTAATAGGACTTTTAAGAAGTTCTAATTTTCGCTTGGGTGGTGGAAGTACCAAAGGGTTCGGAAAATTTAAAATGATAGAGATTGAGTATGGACTTTTTGACATTGAAAAATATTCAAGCTCACTCAATAAACCTCTTGGTGGAGATAAAGAATGCAATCTTGAAACCATTACATGTAAAGATTACACCCCTTATATACTTCAATTAAAACCTGATGACTTTTTTATGTTTGGAAGTGGTTTTAGTGACAATGATGCCGATATGACACCCGTATATGAACAGGTCATTGATTATGAGAAACGCGCATTGAGCGAGAAAAAAGTACTAATACCTGCCTCTTCTATAAAAGGAGCTTTAGCCCATCGTACAACGTATCATTACAATAAGCTACATGGCAATACAATTGAAGCTGGCAACGGTGTTGACTCTGTTAGCACACTCTTTGGTGCGGCAAAAAATAGCAAGCAAAACATAGATGGCGCAAAAGGAAAAATTCTTATTACAGACTGTTTTAAAAACGATCATGGCAAAACCAAAACATTTGATCATGTAAGTATTGATCGCTTTACGGGTGGAGCTATGGAAGGTGCTCTTTTTCAAGAAAAAACAGTTGCAAACGATGAGAAATGGTATGAAATTGAACTTTTAGTGCACAGCGATATTCAAGGTAAAGAATTAGAGGCGTTTGAGCTAGCATTAAAAGACGTGACAACAGGGATGCTTCCACTTGGTGGAGCAACAACAAAAGGTCATGGCATCTTTTTAGGAACTATCACTAAAAATGGAGTAGCCTTATGA
- a CDS encoding TIGR04423 family type III CRISPR-associated protein: MKKNQIEIIEYINTLKGYEGYIQMSDAPIKDIWTTPSTITFSPQNGFIYEAHFFNGKDSIAIRQMNDVWFVDETKDVSLIDTQIYDAKQSLKIKMAQVWEEENDLLCENIPVLKLKKVVFAGFAGDRK, encoded by the coding sequence ATGAAAAAAAATCAAATTGAAATCATAGAGTATATCAATACACTCAAAGGCTATGAAGGGTATATCCAGATGAGCGATGCTCCCATCAAAGATATTTGGACAACGCCTAGCACGATTACTTTTTCCCCTCAAAATGGATTTATTTATGAGGCACATTTTTTTAATGGAAAAGATTCCATTGCCATTCGTCAGATGAACGATGTGTGGTTTGTGGATGAGACGAAAGATGTTTCGCTTATCGACACCCAAATATATGATGCGAAGCAAAGCCTTAAGATAAAAATGGCTCAGGTTTGGGAAGAAGAGAACGACCTACTTTGTGAAAATATACCCGTACTTAAACTCAAAAAAGTTGTTTTTGCAGGTTTTGCAGGAGATAGAAAATGA